The following proteins are co-located in the Nocardia bhagyanarayanae genome:
- a CDS encoding nucleotidyl transferase AbiEii/AbiGii toxin family protein: protein MTTEADRSWKELGIGGWSADAVVPHDPPTEQIRTWIGLPPTLRPVRADGVRQTPVFDPAAKSHFAAMRLTDPRFDDPEVAAAWFAARRAALDTVLAAIAASPWARDLMLNGSALLRAWLGERAREPGDLDFVVLPRDWEFNSDRTDQLLTDVATRVAAATEAPDSPIRARAEDAVEDDIWTYDRVPGRRLVLPWSATRSGIPGGTVQLDFVFDDALPQSPQWTEIPRLGTPGPPGTLLAATPDLALAWKLLWVYTDAFPQGKDLYDAVLLAEHRTPDAELLHTVVPNLSLCSLFERGTCTEWDEFAKDRPDLAGREEAFAWRLVIALDPAVTAGFGDWRKRWSESIRSTAKTITDRASDPASFDDELACHPWHSTMYQLLVLQEKHDCSLIEAADRLAAARRRSCDPTTTTRIDPRAIAETLQGWRRSEAPEPNDATP from the coding sequence GTGACCACGGAGGCGGACCGCTCGTGGAAGGAGCTGGGCATCGGAGGGTGGTCGGCGGACGCGGTCGTGCCGCACGATCCTCCGACGGAGCAGATCAGGACATGGATCGGTCTACCGCCGACACTGCGCCCGGTCCGGGCCGACGGCGTGCGCCAGACGCCGGTGTTCGACCCCGCCGCGAAGTCACATTTCGCGGCCATGCGCCTGACCGATCCCAGATTCGACGATCCGGAGGTCGCGGCGGCCTGGTTCGCCGCACGCCGCGCCGCGCTGGACACCGTGCTCGCTGCCATCGCCGCTTCCCCGTGGGCCCGTGATCTCATGCTGAACGGCAGCGCACTGCTCCGCGCCTGGCTCGGGGAGCGGGCTCGCGAGCCCGGCGACCTCGATTTCGTTGTGCTGCCGCGGGACTGGGAGTTCAACAGCGACCGTACGGACCAGCTGCTGACCGATGTCGCCACACGGGTCGCGGCCGCGACCGAGGCTCCGGACAGCCCCATCCGCGCCCGGGCAGAAGACGCCGTCGAGGACGACATCTGGACCTACGATCGGGTGCCTGGCCGCCGCCTCGTGCTGCCGTGGTCCGCGACACGCTCCGGGATTCCCGGCGGCACCGTGCAATTGGACTTCGTGTTCGACGACGCGCTGCCGCAGAGCCCGCAGTGGACCGAGATCCCGCGACTGGGCACCCCCGGCCCGCCCGGCACCCTGCTCGCCGCCACCCCAGACCTCGCCCTGGCCTGGAAGCTGCTGTGGGTCTACACCGATGCGTTCCCGCAGGGTAAGGATCTGTACGACGCCGTACTGCTGGCCGAGCACCGCACCCCCGATGCGGAACTGCTGCACACCGTGGTCCCGAACCTGTCCCTGTGCAGTCTGTTCGAGCGCGGGACCTGCACCGAATGGGACGAATTCGCCAAGGACCGCCCCGACCTCGCCGGCCGAGAGGAGGCCTTCGCGTGGCGGCTCGTGATCGCCCTCGACCCGGCCGTCACGGCCGGCTTCGGCGACTGGCGCAAGCGCTGGTCCGAGTCCATCCGCTCGACCGCGAAGACGATCACGGACCGAGCGTCGGATCCGGCATCCTTCGACGACGAGCTCGCGTGCCATCCCTGGCACTCGACGATGTACCAGCTCCTCGTCCTCCAAGAGAAGCACGACTGCTCCCTCATCGAGGCCGCGGACCGGCTTGCCGCCGCGCGACGCCGGAGCTGCGATCCCACAACCACCACACGGATCGACCCGCGCGCTATCGCCGAGACGCTACAGGGCTGGCGCCGCTCCGAGGCGCCGGAACCGAACGACGCCACCCCGTAG
- a CDS encoding ABC transporter substrate-binding protein gives MSHLEPKLQRMAPHGNRLRLASRDSRSTAEGAREAVVQLVRDERAVIVLTLAGTQVLPVVADTCEELGVVCISSTFPWQVYYYGRGADRERPFSRTFHFCWGLDDIAEVFADLWERAGGGGRTVGCLWNDGPQGAWSRHDRHGFAPAARARGHQLVDPHAYREPAADLDAHLTSFREAGVDMVTSAATARDLKLFRTSAADSGWRPRLITCSRWLAYPPGSTGPDGPPPQANVGTLVYWSPGHPYRSSIDGLTAAELADAYEQRTGRQWLQPLGLAHALFEVAVHALRIADDPADPASVAAALRRTDVETVAGRLDWTSGPVPNVAVVPLAGGQWQPSARHGYELAVITPGRVDGLRPTAELISG, from the coding sequence ATGTCGCATCTGGAGCCGAAACTTCAGCGCATGGCGCCGCACGGCAATCGGCTCCGGCTCGCGAGCCGTGACAGCAGGTCCACCGCCGAAGGAGCGCGGGAGGCGGTCGTCCAGCTCGTCCGCGACGAGCGGGCGGTCATCGTTCTCACTCTGGCGGGCACGCAGGTTCTGCCGGTGGTCGCCGACACTTGCGAAGAACTCGGCGTCGTCTGCATCTCGAGCACCTTTCCGTGGCAGGTGTACTACTACGGGCGGGGTGCGGACCGCGAGCGGCCGTTCAGCCGGACCTTTCACTTCTGCTGGGGACTGGACGATATCGCCGAGGTCTTCGCCGATCTATGGGAGCGCGCCGGCGGCGGTGGCCGTACCGTTGGCTGCCTGTGGAACGACGGCCCGCAGGGCGCGTGGTCCCGCCACGACCGCCACGGCTTCGCACCCGCGGCCCGCGCACGCGGTCACCAGCTCGTGGACCCCCACGCCTATCGCGAGCCCGCCGCCGACCTCGACGCCCATCTGACTTCTTTTCGCGAGGCCGGCGTCGACATGGTGACCAGCGCCGCCACCGCCCGCGATCTGAAGCTCTTCCGAACCAGCGCAGCGGATTCCGGCTGGCGACCCCGCCTGATCACCTGCTCGCGCTGGCTCGCCTACCCGCCGGGCTCGACCGGCCCGGACGGTCCGCCCCCGCAAGCGAACGTGGGCACGTTGGTCTACTGGTCGCCCGGCCACCCGTACCGATCCTCGATCGACGGGCTCACCGCCGCCGAACTCGCCGACGCCTACGAACAGCGGACCGGCCGGCAGTGGTTGCAGCCCCTCGGCCTCGCGCACGCCTTGTTCGAGGTCGCCGTTCACGCACTGCGCATCGCCGACGACCCCGCCGACCCTGCCTCGGTCGCCGCGGCCCTGCGCCGCACCGACGTGGAGACGGTGGCGGGACGGCTGGACTGGACCTCGGGACCGGTCCCCAACGTCGCCGTCGTGCCGCTGGCCGGTGGCCAATGGCAGCCGTCCGCACGCCACGGCTACGAACTCGCCGTGATCACCCCTGGCCGCGTCGACGGACTGCGTCCCACCGCCGAACTGATCAGCGGCTGA
- a CDS encoding amidase, with the protein MDVADYAGRDATELAELIRQGQVSAAEVQDAAAAAIAQVDPELGAVAGEVFERPLAYDAAGPFAGVPFAIKDLILHAAGVPQRNGSRLFGPGVVHADDTALMTRFRRAGLAAMAVTTSPELGFNATTEAVAYGAPTRNPWDPTRAAGGSSGGAAALVAAGALPLAHANDGGGSIRIPAAACGLVGLKPSRGRISAGPDYADPLLGMGVEFAVTRTVRDCAALLDAVHGSEPGDKYLFPAETASYRELISHPVRALRIAVAADVSQADPACADAVHRVAEQLTALGHHVEEAAPRIDAEAFHHANLDAWCSFLAHTVTTAAKALGIDPGTDHLEATTRACVAYGATRTAADLYVVEETFNLARREVARLLTDYDLYLTPTTASPNLPLGHLDADDSALTAHEWYRKIFDFAPFTALFNATGNPAISLPLARSAEGWPIGVQFVAPYGDEATLLTLAADLERRFPWRQHRPAIHAH; encoded by the coding sequence ATGGATGTCGCCGATTACGCCGGACGAGACGCCACAGAGCTCGCCGAGCTGATCCGGCAAGGCCAGGTCAGCGCCGCCGAGGTGCAGGACGCGGCCGCCGCCGCGATCGCGCAGGTAGACCCCGAGCTCGGTGCGGTCGCGGGCGAGGTGTTCGAGCGACCGCTGGCCTACGACGCGGCAGGCCCGTTCGCGGGAGTGCCTTTCGCGATCAAGGACCTCATCCTCCACGCGGCAGGCGTGCCGCAGCGCAACGGCAGCCGGTTGTTCGGCCCCGGCGTGGTCCACGCCGACGACACGGCATTGATGACCCGCTTCCGGCGAGCGGGACTGGCGGCGATGGCGGTGACCACCTCCCCCGAACTCGGTTTCAACGCCACCACCGAAGCCGTGGCCTATGGCGCGCCGACGCGCAACCCGTGGGACCCGACCCGCGCCGCGGGCGGATCCAGCGGCGGCGCAGCGGCATTGGTCGCCGCCGGAGCGCTGCCATTGGCCCATGCCAACGACGGCGGCGGCTCCATCCGCATCCCGGCCGCGGCATGCGGGCTGGTCGGACTCAAACCGAGCCGCGGCCGCATCTCCGCCGGACCCGACTACGCCGATCCGCTGCTGGGCATGGGCGTGGAGTTCGCCGTCACCCGCACCGTCCGCGACTGCGCGGCGTTGCTCGACGCCGTGCACGGCAGCGAACCCGGCGACAAGTACCTGTTTCCCGCCGAGACGGCGAGCTACCGCGAACTGATCTCGCACCCGGTGCGCGCACTGCGCATCGCCGTCGCGGCCGACGTCTCCCAGGCCGACCCCGCCTGCGCCGACGCGGTCCACCGCGTCGCCGAACAATTGACCGCCCTGGGGCATCACGTCGAGGAAGCCGCTCCCCGCATCGACGCCGAAGCCTTCCATCACGCCAATCTCGACGCCTGGTGCAGCTTCCTCGCCCACACCGTCACCACCGCGGCGAAGGCGCTGGGCATCGACCCTGGGACCGACCATCTCGAGGCCACCACCCGCGCCTGCGTCGCCTACGGCGCCACCAGGACCGCGGCGGACCTGTACGTCGTAGAGGAGACGTTCAATCTCGCGCGCCGTGAAGTCGCCCGGCTCCTCACCGACTACGACCTCTACCTCACTCCGACCACTGCCAGCCCGAATCTGCCACTCGGCCACCTCGACGCGGACGACTCGGCCTTGACCGCACACGAGTGGTACCGCAAGATCTTCGACTTCGCGCCCTTCACCGCTCTGTTCAATGCCACTGGCAATCCGGCGATCTCACTGCCCTTGGCCCGCTCGGCCGAGGGCTGGCCGATCGGTGTGCAATTCGTCGCCCCCTACGGCGACGAGGCCACCCTGCTCACCCTCGCCGCCGATCTCGAACGGCGATTCCCCTGGCGCCAGCATCGCCCGGCGATCCACGCGCACTGA
- a CDS encoding helix-turn-helix transcriptional regulator, whose protein sequence is MVAAPDRDLDPAVAVRVRDAIRAATPDRSGLGRVLFELSRVVAYQHAALSRWDPVGRVHLTAASVGYPQAALEVTNSCLHTHPLFTRLQHDQLPIRLCEVPAEVRYGPIFDRVILPLGYREGLTQPLFAADGRYLGMLNMSTTAHAPFPTMSVTALALLADVVGAAIDPCRGIAAPVDREESVVIATAGGTVHPVTAPAAAHPFVSGSAGVELARAVAVSGRPGDHLLLDGDVVYRTRMQPVHSGGTLVAYRRVDPPHGLTPRELHVLALLPQGSSNARIAADLRVEPSTIATHIERILRKLHVPNRTVAAATAVRWGLTVNSRPAEAADRTENWSTM, encoded by the coding sequence GTGGTTGCTGCACCCGATCGAGATCTGGACCCCGCTGTCGCGGTCCGAGTGCGAGACGCGATCAGGGCGGCCACACCGGACCGGTCGGGCCTGGGCCGGGTGCTGTTCGAGCTGTCGCGGGTCGTCGCCTATCAGCACGCCGCGTTGTCGCGGTGGGACCCGGTCGGCCGGGTGCACCTCACGGCGGCCAGCGTCGGCTACCCGCAGGCCGCGCTCGAGGTCACCAACTCTTGCCTGCACACGCATCCGCTGTTCACCCGGCTCCAGCACGACCAGCTACCGATTCGCCTGTGCGAGGTACCGGCCGAGGTGCGGTACGGTCCGATCTTCGATCGGGTCATCCTCCCGCTCGGCTATCGCGAGGGCCTGACTCAACCCCTCTTCGCCGCCGACGGCCGCTACCTCGGCATGCTGAACATGAGCACCACCGCGCACGCGCCGTTCCCCACGATGTCGGTGACCGCGCTCGCGCTGCTGGCCGACGTGGTCGGCGCCGCCATCGATCCCTGCCGCGGCATCGCGGCGCCAGTCGACCGAGAGGAGTCGGTGGTGATCGCCACCGCGGGCGGGACAGTGCACCCGGTGACGGCGCCCGCCGCGGCGCACCCGTTCGTATCCGGCAGCGCCGGTGTGGAACTCGCGCGGGCGGTCGCGGTGTCCGGCCGTCCCGGTGACCATCTGCTGCTCGACGGCGATGTCGTGTACCGGACGCGGATGCAGCCGGTCCACTCCGGCGGGACCCTGGTCGCCTACCGCCGCGTCGATCCGCCCCACGGCCTCACACCCCGTGAACTCCACGTGCTCGCACTGCTCCCACAAGGCAGCTCCAACGCCCGCATCGCCGCCGACCTGCGGGTCGAACCCTCCACCATCGCCACCCACATCGAACGCATCCTGCGGAAACTCCACGTCCCCAACCGAACCGTCGCCGCCGCGACCGCCGTCCGCTGGGGACTGACCGTGAACTCCCGCCCGGCAGAAGCTGCCGACCGCACCGAGAACTGGTCGACGATGTAG